A window of the Oncorhynchus keta strain PuntledgeMale-10-30-2019 chromosome 21, Oket_V2, whole genome shotgun sequence genome harbors these coding sequences:
- the LOC118400560 gene encoding phosphatidate phosphatase LPIN2-like, with amino-acid sequence MNYVGQLAETVFVTVKELYRGLNPATLTGAIDVIVVRQPDGSLQCSPFHVRFGKLGVLRSKEKVVDIEINGEPVHLQMKLGDNGEAFFVEENEDFESRVPAHLCTSPIHMELLEVAEETLEGLPSSGSTRRKKRRRVRIRSDSHLREDGSSSSDERERERAREQSGEQESHSKEEPSTPMLASKSVYFSLSEEPHEELVAVQTRDVHPHSDGEWSPSESVFYSRPSSPKSDSELLVKPPESSGPPMQWNWGGFPEMCPTERGRVEVQHVSAGIHCSDSSHFRTIQRQDSFDMGLEPGVHFVRESSSVTVVVRPTPRTGPAVQPTESSRIDLERASNMTHSTPNHHTSALLSEPLTLASLAMASIESPQAPGPRKTKTQPQVETQQAGDEVAEESPSNPELEDSRNSLANTISMANVDNTDRQASEESTANVECVADNMVSQVENDCIDTHIPSIKGSKAGTISADRLASDSTAALDNKASLANATSYASAANLGLITTEYLGSRAQPEQHSAFPEPNGQVPEVVLSEGDSGIEPCTEGGENTENGSVMMDKATDCSLTNQAAESVGVTDLLATEALGEEQSSSAEHQDKKKGKRSQHLGPSDIYLDDLSNLDPEVAALYFPPKSEAEGCSRLSAEQGSGSGNQSPQSVGSGAMDSGTEYLSDSTTDHMDVTMSLCGHTGHTSQINKDQFMEHVVNYQDLVSNPGIIEDPNLVICINSKYYNWAVAAPMVLSMQVFQKNIPKSAIDQLVKDKMPKKSGRWWFSWRRKDMDTNSNQTGENSKQDQEEAQTENDVSTSVSVTGPSTTILATLDDLTSDEEAGLGRVGNLSSETIKTAQCFSQMYRKSLRLTSEQIERLNLREGANKVMFSVTTQYQGTCRCEAAIYLWNWDDHVVISDIDGTITKSDALGHILPQLGKDWTHHGIARLYHKIHQNGYKFLYCSARAIGMADITKGYLQWVNDKGTVLPKGPVLLAPSSFFSALHREVVEKKPEVFKIACLTDIRDLFNPHRKPFYAAFGNRTNDANAYKEVGVPDTRIFTVNPKGELIQEKNKGSKSSYSHLSELVEHFFPMISEDGRSSSFDFPEFSHFSYWREPLPPLDLSTLD; translated from the exons ATGAACTACGTGGGGCAGCTGGCGGAGACTGTGTTTGTGACGGTCAAAGAACTATACCGGGGCCTGAACCCGGCCACACTTACGGGGGCCATCGACGTCATTGTGGTGCGTCAGCCCGACGGCAGCCTCCAGTGCTCTCCGTTCCATGTGCGCTTTGGCAAGCTGGGGGTGCTGCGCTCCAAGGAGAAAGTG GTGGACATAGAGATCAATGGGGAGCCAGTTCACCTGCAAATGAAACTGGGGGACAATGGAGAAGCTTTTTTTGTGGAGGAAAATGAGGATTTTGAG TCCAGAGTGCCAGCCCACCTCTGCACGTCGCCCATCCACATGGAGCTGCTGGAGGTGGCCGAGGAAACCTTAGAGGGGCTCCCCAGTTCCGGAAGCACACGAAGGAAAAAGAGGCGGCGAGTGCGCATACGCTCCGACTCCCACCTAAGAGAAGATGGTAGCTCCTCGTCCGacgagagggaaagggagagagcgagggagcagTCAGGAGAACAGGAGAGCCACTCCAAAGAAGAGCCCAGCACGCCCATGCTTGCCAG TAAGTCTGTGTACTTCTCGCTGTCAGAGGAGCCACATGAAGAGTTGGTGGCCGTGCAGACCAGGGATGTCCACCCTCACTCTGATGGAGAGTGGTCCCCCTCAGAGAG TGTGTTCTATAGTCGTCCTTCCTCCCCCAAGAGTGACTCTGAGCTGCTGGTGAAGCCTCCGGAGTCTTCAGGGCCTCCGATGCAGTGGAACTGGGGTGGCTTTCCCGAG ATGTGTccaacggagagagggagggtggaggtgcAGCATGTCTCTGCTGGCATCCACTGCTCGGACAGCTCCCACTTCCGCACCATCCAGCGGCAGGACTCCTTCGACATGGGCTTGGAGCCCGGGGTCCACTTTGTCCGAGAGAGCAGTAGCGTCACGGTGGTGGTCAGGCCCACGCCCAGGACCGGACCAGCGGTCCAACCCACAGAAAGTTCACGCATAGACCTGGAGAGAGCCTCCAATATGACCCACTCCACCCCGAATCACCACACCTCAGCGCTTCTCTCAGAACCGCTAACATTGGCATCGTTAGCGATGGCTAGCATAGAATCGCCCCAAGCCCCAGGGCCTAGAAAAACAAAAACGCAGCCACAAGTAGAGACCCAGCAGGCAGGGGATGAAGTAGCTGAGGAGTCCCCATCCAACCCGGAGCTGGAAGACTCCAGAAACTCCCTGGCTAACACAATTAGTATGGCTAATGTAGACAACACTGATAGACAAGCTAGCGAAGAAAGCACAGCAAATGTTGAATGTGTAGCTGACAACATGGTTAGCCAAGTTGAAAACgactgtatagacacacatatCCCATCCATAAAAGGTAGCAAAGCTGGCACAATCAGTGCAGACAGGCTAGCTAGCGACAGCACAGCTGCTTTAGATAACAAGGCTAGTTTGGCTAACGCAACTAGCTATGCCAGTGCAGCCAACTTAGGTCTCATTACCACAGAGTATCTGGGTAGCAGAGCACAACCAGAACAGCACAGTGCCTTTCCAGAACCCAATGGACAAGTGCCAGAAGTTGTCTTGAGTGAGGGTGACAGCGGGATTGAGCCCTGCACCGAGGGAGGGGAGAACACAGAGAATGGCTCTGTAATGATGGACAAAGCAACAGATTGCTCCCTGACCAATCAGGCTGCAGAGAGTGTCGGAGTGACAGACTTGTTAGCCACTGAGGCTCTGGGGGAGGAGCAGTCTAGCTCAGCAGAGCACCAGGACAAGAAGAAAG GTAAACGCAGTCAGCACCTTGGACCCTCTGACATCTACCTGGATGACTTGTCTAACCTGGACCCAGAGGTGGCAGCTCTCTACTTCCCACCTAAAAG TGAGGCAGAAGGATGCTCGCGGCTCAGTGCGGAGCAAGGGTCCGGTTCTGGTAACCAGTCTCCCCAGTCGGTGGGCAGTGGGGCCATGGACAGCGGCACAGAGTACCTGTCTGACTCTACCACCGACCACATGGACGTTACAATGTCCCTCTGCGGCCATACCGGCCACACCAGTCAAATcaacaaag ATCAGTTTATGGAGCACGTTGTGAACTACCAGGATTTGGTGAGCAACCCTGGAATCATCGAAGATCCAAACCTGGTTATCTGCATCAACTCAAA GTATTATAACTGGGCAGTGGCTGCCCCTATGGTCCTGTCAATGCAAGTTTTTCAAAAGAATATACCAAAG agtgcCATTGACCAGCTGGTGAAGGACAAGATGCCCAAAAAGTCTGGCCGCTGGTGGTTCTCCTGGAGGAGGAAGGACATGGACACTAACTCAAACCAG ACTGGAGAGAACTCTAAGCAGGACCAGGAGGAGGCACAGACCGAGAATGATGTCTCAACCTCTGTGTCTGTCACTGGTCCCTCAACAACCATACT GGCGACTCTGGATGACCTGACTAGTGACGAGGAGGCGGGCCTAGGCAGAGTGGGCAACCTATCATCAGAGACCATAAAGACTGCCCAGTGTTTTAGCCAAATGTACCGCAAGTCCCTACGCCTCACCTCCGAACAGATA GAGCGGTTGAACCTGCGTGAGGGGGCCAACAAGGTTATGTTCAGCGTAACCACTCAGTACCAGGGCACCTGTCGCTGTGAAGCCGCCATCTACCTGTGGAACTGGGACGACCACGTCGTCATCTCAGACATTGATGGCACCATCAcaaa GTCTGATGCCCTGGGTCATATCCTACCTCAGCTGGGGAAAGACTGGACACACCACGGCATTGCCCGTCTCTACCACAAAATCCACCA AAACGGATACAAGTTCCTCTACTGTTCGGCGCGGGCCATCGGCATGGCTGACATCACCAAGGGCTACCTGCAGTGGGTGAACGACAAAGGCACCGTCCTCCCCAAGGGCCCCGTGCTGCTGGCCCCCAGCAGTTTCTTCTCTGCCCTGCACAGAGAGGTGGTAGAGAAGAAGCCGGAGGTGTTCAAGATTGCCTGCCTCACCGACATCCGAGACCTGTTCAACCCCCACAGGAAGCCCTTCTATGCAGCCTTTGGCAACAGGACCAAT GATGCCAATGCTTATAAGGAAGTGGGTGTCCCTGACACCAGGATCTTCACTGTGAACCCCAAGGGAGAGCTCATTCAGGAGAAGAACAAAGGGAGCAAGTCCTC gtACAGTCACCTGAGCGAGCTGGTGGAGCACTTCTTCCCTATGATCTCTGAGGATGGGAGGTCGTCCTCCTTCGACTTCCCCGAGTTCAGCCACTTCTCCTACTGGAGAGAGCCCCTACCACCACTGGACCTGTCTACTCTggattag